Proteins encoded together in one Litorilinea aerophila window:
- a CDS encoding NAD(P)/FAD-dependent oxidoreductase yields MADVIIIGGGPAGAALGCYLSRAGIDNIIFEGANFPRAHVGESLVTSTVAIFKELGFLQTMEEAGFVRKFGAAWHAPGGRSLSLRFNAVPEEGIDQDYTYHVDRAQFDLLLLKHAEKLGSRVYQGTHVRRVLLDEAGQARGVCVQVGNSEVEVPARVVVDASGRNTLLGRQLRLKQKDPIFNQYAVHAWFKNLDRGEGEEADYIHIYFLPVERGWVWQIPINDEITSIGVVAEKDIFKGSREDIEGYFLRHAHMNPDLAHAMRHAVRVTEFNAEGDYSYSMRRFVGDGYLLVGDAARFVDPIFSSGVSVALFSAKFAAERIAHAFALGDFGEHVFLPYEEKLRAGVEIWYEFIRLYYKLLPLFTHFVQSPQYRREIERLLQGLVFDRKEAQVLQAMREYIAKVEASENHLLRGQLSPIPID; encoded by the coding sequence ATGGCAGATGTCATCATCATTGGCGGAGGACCCGCCGGGGCAGCCCTGGGCTGCTACTTGTCCCGGGCCGGAATCGACAACATCATCTTTGAAGGGGCCAATTTCCCCCGTGCCCACGTGGGCGAGTCCCTGGTGACGTCCACGGTGGCGATTTTCAAAGAGTTAGGCTTCCTGCAGACCATGGAGGAGGCTGGCTTTGTGCGCAAGTTTGGCGCAGCGTGGCATGCGCCCGGCGGGCGCTCCCTGTCCCTGCGTTTTAATGCGGTGCCGGAGGAGGGCATCGATCAGGACTACACCTACCATGTGGACCGGGCCCAGTTCGACCTGCTCTTGCTGAAACACGCGGAAAAACTGGGCTCCCGGGTCTATCAGGGCACCCATGTGCGCCGGGTGTTGCTGGACGAGGCGGGCCAGGCCCGGGGGGTCTGTGTCCAGGTGGGCAACAGCGAGGTGGAGGTGCCGGCTCGGGTGGTGGTGGACGCCAGCGGGCGCAACACCCTGCTGGGTCGCCAGCTTCGCCTGAAACAAAAGGATCCCATCTTCAACCAGTACGCGGTCCACGCCTGGTTTAAAAACCTGGACCGGGGCGAAGGCGAGGAGGCCGACTACATCCACATCTACTTCCTGCCTGTGGAACGGGGCTGGGTGTGGCAGATCCCCATCAACGACGAGATCACATCCATCGGCGTGGTGGCGGAAAAGGACATCTTCAAAGGATCGCGCGAGGATATCGAGGGATACTTTTTGCGCCACGCCCACATGAATCCCGATCTGGCCCATGCCATGCGCCATGCGGTTCGGGTCACCGAGTTCAACGCCGAGGGGGATTACAGCTACAGCATGCGCCGCTTTGTGGGGGATGGCTACCTCCTGGTGGGCGACGCGGCCCGCTTTGTGGACCCCATCTTCTCGTCTGGGGTGAGCGTGGCCCTGTTCAGCGCCAAGTTTGCTGCGGAACGGATTGCCCATGCCTTTGCCCTGGGCGACTTCGGGGAACATGTTTTCCTGCCCTACGAAGAGAAGCTGCGGGCAGGGGTGGAGATCTGGTATGAGTTCATCCGGCTCTACTACAAGCTCCTGCCCCTGTTCACCCACTTCGTCCAGTCGCCCCAATATCGGCGGGAGATCGAACGCCTGTTGCAGGGGCTGGTCTTCGATCGCAAAGAGGCGCAGGTACTGCAGGCCATGCGGGAGTACATCGCCAAGGTGGAGGCATCCGAGAACCATCTCCTGCGGGGGCAGCTGAGCCCCATCCCCATCGACTGA